Proteins encoded by one window of Vitis riparia cultivar Riparia Gloire de Montpellier isolate 1030 chromosome 11, EGFV_Vit.rip_1.0, whole genome shotgun sequence:
- the LOC117924941 gene encoding rho guanine nucleotide exchange factor 8, with protein MMARALDGIQKSKSFRFKKMLESPGRHVRSLLLENDDGGAGDDRVQFRSQGSKTAGDRPLELHQTGFSLHQSSNSAQSSNSAQSSNSAQPSHSSLRPAASHSQEVEQIRERFAKLLLGEDMSGRGTGVSSALALSNAITNLAASVFGEQWKLEPMSAERKAMWRKDIDLLLSVADYIVELVPSQQTAKDGTTMEVMVSRQRKDLLMNIPALRKLDAMLIEHLDNFKGPNEFWYVSRDAEDAGSREDDKWWLPRPKVPPNGLSDASRKWLQFQKESVNQVLKAAMAINAQLLSEMEVPDDYIESLPKNGRASLGDSIYKSITVEFFDPEQLLSTMDLSTDHKVLEFKNKIEASIVIWKRKMNHKDGKSTWGSAVSLEKRELFEERAETILLLLKQRFPGLAQSQLDTSKIQFNRDVGQSILESYSRILESLAFTVMSRIEDVMYADSLAQNPSLAQTGRKPSAVCLPLTGSAREETEKNPTETQTPTSMTLSDFMGWHLMGDTEPGRSSSGNSDDLKDDSGMLAGKLNKVAIHKKSNSYLDKLENLGGLRSPTSRH; from the exons ATGATGGCTCGAGCCCTGGACGGCATTCAGAAATCGAAATCTTTCCGCTTCAAAAAGATGTTAGAGAGTCCTGGTCGACACGTACGCAGCCTTTTACTTGAAAATGATGATGGAGGAGCTGGGGATGATAGGGTACAATTTAGAAGTCAAGGGTCGAAAACTGCAGGTGACCGGCCATTGGAACTCCACCAGACTGGATTTTCCCTTCACCAATCCAGTAATTCAGCTCAATCCAGTAATTCGGCTCAATCTAGTAATTCAGCTCAACCTTCACACTCGAGCTTGCGGCCTGCTGCTTCACATTCACAAG AGGTGGAGCAGATTAGGGAAAGATTCGCCAAGCTGCTTTTGGGGGAAGATATGTCAGGTCGAGGGACGGGTGTTTCTTCAGCTTTGGCCTTGTCTAATGCCATTACAAATCTTGCTG CTTCGGTTTTTGGAGAACAATGGAAACTAGAGCCTATGTCTGCAGAGAGGAAAGCCATGTGGAGGAAAGACATTGATTTGCTTCTATCTGTAGCTGATTATATTGTCGAACTCGTCCCTTCTCAACAGACAGCCAAGGATGGAACTACCATGGAG GTAATGGTGTCACGGCAAAGAAAGGATCTTCTTATGAACATCCCAGCGCTGCGCAAACTGGATGCTATGCTTATT GAGCACCTGGATAACTTCAAAGGCCCGAATGAGTTCTGGTATGTGTCCAGAGATGCGGAGGATGCAGGGAGTAGAGAGGATGACAAATGGTGGCTACCCAGACCCAAGGTTCCTCCCAATGGGCTATCAGATGCATCCCGAAAATGGCTGCAATTTCAGAAGGAATCTGTAAACCAAGTGCTAAAAGCAGCCATGGCCATAAATGCTCAGTTACTATCAGAAATGGAAGTCCCTGATGACTACATTGAATCCCTTCCAAAG AATGGTAGAGCAAGCCTTGGTGACTCAATCTATAAGAGTATTACAGTTGAATTCTTTGATCCTGAGCAATTGCTCTCAACCATGGACTTGTCCACAGATCATAAAGTGcttgaatttaaaaacaagataGAGGCCTCTATTGTGATTTGGAAGAGGAAGATGAACCACAAGGATGGAAAGTCCACCTGGGGTTCAGCTGTGAGCTTGGAGAAGAGGGAACTCTTTGAAGAAAGAGCAGAGACCATCTTACTCCTACTCAAACAGCGGTTCCCAGGACTTGCTCAATCTCAACTGGATACGAGCAAGATCCAGTTTAACCGG GATGTGGGACAGTCTATCCTAGAGAGCTATTCAAGGATACTAGAAAGCTTGGCCTTCACGGTCATGTCTCGTATTGAAGATGTAATGTATGCAGACTCTCTTGCTCAAAATCCATCACTGGCACAAACTGGCAGGAAGCCCTCAGCAGTCTGCTTGCCATTGACAGGCTCGGCCAGGGAAGAGACAGAGAAGAATCCAACAGAGACACAGACACCGACTTCTATGACATTATCTGATTTCATGGGTTGGCATTTGATGGGAGATACTGAGCCAGGTAGAAGCTCCTCAGGAAACTCAGATGACTTGAAAGATGACAGTGGCATGCTTGCAGGTAAACTTAATAAAGTTGCAATCCATAAGAAAAGCAATTCCTATCTAGACAAGCTCGAGAACCTCGGTGGCCTAAGAAGTCCAACATCTCGCCATTGA